The following proteins are co-located in the Massilia litorea genome:
- a CDS encoding IclR family transcriptional regulator domain-containing protein — protein MQSNEPDSPEVPEEREPTIAEQIDALTDPSFMTSLARGLAVVQAFSDSRKPQTIAQISQKTGIPRAAVRRCLFTLQQLGYVEAELNNFSLRPKVLTLGYSYLSSTPLTVSSQPYLNGISAQLGESCSLAVLDDGEVLYVARSAASRVMSVALNTGSRLPAYCTSLGRVMLAHLAPDALDAYFAKARLKPMTDKTVTSQKRLREILLQVRQDGYAINDEELELGLRSIAVPVRGASGQVLAALNVGAQASRVSADRMREEFLPVLQRGAQELAVLLP, from the coding sequence ATGCAATCAAACGAGCCCGACAGCCCTGAAGTCCCCGAAGAGCGCGAACCGACGATCGCCGAACAGATCGACGCGCTGACCGACCCCAGCTTCATGACCTCGCTGGCGCGCGGCCTGGCCGTGGTGCAGGCCTTCAGCGACTCGCGCAAGCCGCAAACCATCGCGCAGATCAGCCAGAAGACCGGCATCCCGCGCGCCGCCGTGCGCCGTTGCCTGTTCACACTGCAGCAGCTCGGCTATGTCGAGGCCGAACTGAACAATTTCTCGCTGCGTCCGAAGGTACTGACACTAGGTTACTCCTACCTGTCGTCCACACCGCTCACGGTCTCCAGCCAGCCCTACCTGAACGGCATCAGCGCGCAGCTCGGCGAATCCTGTTCGCTGGCCGTGCTCGACGACGGCGAAGTGCTGTACGTGGCGCGCTCCGCCGCTTCGCGGGTGATGTCGGTGGCCCTGAACACGGGCAGCCGCCTGCCGGCCTACTGCACCTCGCTCGGCCGCGTGATGCTGGCGCACCTGGCGCCCGACGCGCTGGACGCGTATTTCGCAAAAGCCAGACTGAAACCCATGACCGACAAGACCGTCACCAGCCAGAAGCGCCTGCGCGAGATTCTGCTGCAAGTGCGCCAGGACGGCTATGCGATCAACGACGAGGAACTGGAGCTGGGCCTGCGCTCGATCGCGGTACCGGTGCGCGGCGCCTCGGGCCAGGTGCTGGCCGCGCTGAACGTCGGCGCCCAGGCCAGCCGCGTCAGCGCCGACAGGATGCGCGAAGAATTCCTGCCGGTGCTGCAGAGGGGTGCGCAGGAATTGGCGGTGCTGCTGCCGTAG
- a CDS encoding 3-oxoacid CoA-transferase subunit A gives MIDKTFESLQRAVADVHDGATVMIGGFGNAGMPAQLIDALIEQGARELTIVNNNAGNGDTGLAALLAAKRVRKIICSFPRQSDSHHFDALYRAGEIELELTPQGNLAERIRAAGAGIGGFFTPTGYGTLLAEGKETRLIDGRHYVLESPIHADFALIKALKGDRWGNLVYRKTARNFGPIMAMAAKVAIAQVSEIVPLGELDPENIVTPGIFVQRVVKEAA, from the coding sequence ATGATCGATAAAACCTTTGAATCGCTGCAACGTGCCGTCGCCGACGTGCATGACGGCGCGACCGTCATGATCGGCGGCTTCGGCAATGCCGGCATGCCGGCCCAACTGATCGACGCGCTGATCGAGCAGGGCGCGCGCGAGCTCACCATCGTGAACAACAATGCGGGCAACGGCGATACCGGCCTTGCCGCGCTGCTGGCTGCCAAGCGGGTGCGCAAGATCATCTGCTCCTTCCCGCGCCAGAGCGACTCGCACCATTTCGACGCCTTGTACCGCGCCGGCGAAATCGAGCTCGAGCTGACCCCGCAGGGCAACCTGGCCGAGCGCATCCGCGCCGCCGGCGCCGGCATCGGCGGCTTCTTCACCCCGACCGGCTACGGCACCCTGCTGGCCGAGGGCAAGGAGACGCGCCTGATCGACGGCCGCCACTATGTGCTCGAGTCGCCGATCCACGCCGACTTCGCGCTCATCAAGGCCCTGAAAGGGGACCGCTGGGGCAACCTCGTCTACCGCAAGACCGCGCGCAACTTCGGCCCGATCATGGCGATGGCCGCCAAGGTCGCCATCGCGCAAGTGAGCGAGATCGTGCCGCTCGGCGAACTCGACCCGGAAAACATCGTCACGCCGGGCATTTTTGTGCAGCGCGTGGTGAAGGAGGCAGCATGA
- a CDS encoding ABC transporter ATP-binding protein encodes MAELLALDKVTAGYGESIVLEDVSFTMNEGDSLALLGRNGVGKTSLLVTLMGLTRLHKGSIRWGGADIARVATWKRSRAGLGWVPQERHMFPSLTVEEHLTVVARPGPWNLAKIYEIFPRLFERRANMGNQLSGGEQQMLAIARALMTNPRILLLDEPMEGLAPIIVQELVRVIRKLVAEEGMSVIVVEQHARLALSLTSRAIVLDRGRIVHDSDSASLLADGEKLDRLVAVA; translated from the coding sequence ATGGCTGAATTGCTGGCATTGGACAAGGTCACCGCCGGCTACGGCGAATCGATCGTGCTGGAAGACGTGTCGTTCACGATGAACGAAGGAGACAGCCTGGCGCTGCTGGGCCGTAACGGCGTCGGCAAGACCAGCCTGCTTGTCACCCTGATGGGCCTGACGCGCCTGCACAAGGGGTCGATCCGCTGGGGCGGCGCCGACATCGCCCGCGTGGCGACCTGGAAGCGCTCGCGCGCAGGCCTGGGCTGGGTGCCGCAGGAACGCCACATGTTCCCTTCGCTGACCGTCGAGGAACACCTGACCGTGGTCGCCCGTCCCGGTCCCTGGAACCTCGCGAAAATCTACGAGATCTTCCCGCGCCTGTTCGAGCGCCGCGCCAACATGGGCAACCAGCTCTCGGGCGGCGAGCAACAGATGCTGGCGATTGCGCGCGCCCTGATGACGAACCCACGCATCCTGCTGCTGGACGAGCCGATGGAGGGTCTCGCGCCGATCATCGTGCAGGAGCTGGTGCGCGTCATTCGCAAGCTGGTGGCGGAGGAGGGCATGTCCGTCATCGTCGTGGAGCAGCATGCGCGGTTGGCCTTGTCGCTGACTTCGCGTGCGATCGTGCTCGATCGCGGGCGGATCGTGCACGACTCGGATTCTGCAAGCCTTCTGGCCGATGGCGAGAAGTTGGATCGATTGGTAGCAGTCGCGTAA
- the pcaF gene encoding 3-oxoadipyl-CoA thiolase yields MTDAFICDAIRTPIGRYGGALKDVRADDLGAIPLRELMKRNPGVDWTQVDDVIFGCANQAGEDNRNVAHMSSLLAGLPADVPGTTVNRLCGSGMDAIGIAARAIKSGETQLMIAGGVESMTRAPFVMGKAESAFSRQATIYDTTIGWRFPNKAMKHQYGTDSMPETAENVAVDYKVSRADQDKFALASQQKTARAQAEGLFADEIVPVLIPQKKGDHISFEKDEHPRETSLEALAKLKGVVHPEGSVTAGNASGVNDGACAVLLASSEAAEKYGLTRRARIVGMATAGVPPRVMGIGPAPATKKLLTQLGMTIDQMDIIELNEAFASQGLAVLRELGVADDDPRVNPYGGGIALGHPLGMSGARLVTTAMYQLHRTGGRYALCTMCIGVGQGIAMVIERV; encoded by the coding sequence ATGACCGACGCTTTTATCTGCGACGCAATCCGCACCCCGATCGGCCGCTACGGCGGCGCCCTGAAGGACGTCCGTGCCGACGACCTCGGCGCCATCCCGCTGCGCGAACTCATGAAGCGCAATCCCGGCGTCGACTGGACGCAAGTCGACGACGTGATCTTCGGCTGCGCCAACCAGGCCGGCGAAGACAACCGCAACGTGGCCCACATGTCGTCCTTGCTGGCCGGCCTGCCGGCCGATGTCCCGGGCACCACCGTGAACCGCCTGTGCGGCTCGGGCATGGACGCGATCGGCATCGCCGCACGCGCCATCAAGTCGGGCGAGACGCAGCTGATGATCGCGGGCGGCGTCGAATCGATGACGCGCGCGCCTTTCGTGATGGGCAAGGCCGAATCCGCCTTCTCGCGCCAGGCCACGATTTACGACACCACGATCGGCTGGCGCTTCCCGAACAAGGCGATGAAGCACCAGTACGGCACCGATTCGATGCCGGAGACGGCCGAGAACGTCGCCGTCGACTACAAGGTCTCGCGCGCAGACCAGGACAAGTTTGCGCTCGCCAGCCAGCAGAAGACGGCGCGCGCCCAGGCCGAAGGCCTGTTCGCGGACGAGATCGTCCCGGTACTGATTCCCCAGAAAAAAGGGGATCACATCAGCTTCGAGAAGGACGAGCATCCGCGCGAAACCAGCCTCGAAGCCCTGGCGAAACTCAAGGGCGTCGTGCATCCGGAAGGCAGCGTCACCGCCGGTAACGCCTCGGGCGTGAACGACGGCGCCTGCGCCGTGCTGCTGGCCAGCAGCGAAGCGGCCGAGAAATACGGTCTGACCAGGCGTGCCCGCATCGTCGGCATGGCCACCGCGGGCGTGCCGCCGCGCGTGATGGGCATCGGCCCGGCGCCGGCCACCAAGAAGCTCTTGACCCAGCTCGGCATGACCATCGACCAGATGGACATCATCGAACTCAATGAGGCCTTCGCATCGCAAGGCTTGGCCGTGTTGCGCGAACTCGGCGTTGCCGACGACGATCCGAGGGTGAACCCCTACGGCGGCGGCATCGCCCTCGGCCACCCGCTGGGCATGAGCGGCGCCCGTCTCGTCACCACCGCCATGTACCAGCTGCACCGCACCGGCGGGCGCTACGCGCTGTGCACGATGTGCATCGGCGTGGGGCAGGGGATTGCGATGGTGATCGAACGGGTCTGA
- a CDS encoding ABC transporter ATP-binding protein, whose amino-acid sequence MTNTLRTEGLSKQWGGFKANTDITLNFEPGARHALIGPNGAGKTTFINLLTGGFPPTSGAVYLGNHDITKLPQHERVKLGMTRTFQINTLFAGMTVLESVVLAICERRGLQKVWWKTVEKHDEVVEEAMELLATLKLTNEANSITRSMAYGKQRLVEIALALATKPKILLLDEPAAGIPSAESKELFEVIAALPRDVTVVFIEHDMGLVFRFADRITVLVGGKVLTEGTPDEIAADPRVKEVYLGEAEHG is encoded by the coding sequence ATGACGAACACCTTGCGTACCGAAGGGCTCTCGAAGCAATGGGGCGGCTTCAAGGCGAATACCGACATCACGCTCAACTTCGAGCCCGGCGCGCGCCACGCGCTGATCGGCCCGAACGGCGCCGGCAAGACCACGTTCATCAATCTGCTGACCGGCGGCTTCCCGCCGACCAGCGGCGCGGTCTACCTGGGCAACCACGACATCACGAAGCTGCCGCAGCACGAGCGCGTCAAACTCGGCATGACGCGCACCTTCCAGATCAACACCCTGTTCGCGGGCATGACCGTGCTCGAATCGGTGGTGCTGGCGATTTGCGAACGCCGCGGCCTGCAGAAGGTGTGGTGGAAGACGGTCGAGAAGCATGACGAGGTGGTGGAAGAGGCGATGGAGCTGCTGGCCACGCTGAAGCTGACGAACGAAGCCAATTCGATCACCCGAAGCATGGCCTACGGCAAACAGCGCCTGGTCGAGATCGCGCTGGCCCTCGCCACGAAACCGAAGATCCTGCTGCTGGACGAACCGGCAGCCGGCATTCCCTCGGCCGAGAGCAAGGAACTGTTCGAAGTCATCGCCGCGCTGCCGCGCGACGTGACGGTCGTCTTCATCGAGCACGACATGGGACTCGTGTTCCGCTTTGCCGACCGCATCACGGTGCTCGTGGGCGGGAAAGTGCTGACCGAAGGGACGCCGGACGAGATTGCCGCCGACCCGCGCGTAAAAGAAGTGTATCTGGGGGAGGCCGAACATGGCTGA
- a CDS encoding porin: MKNTICSAVALMCGLAASAAQAQTAVQIYGIVDSGVAHLTNVNSAGDSITKVPSLTSSFPSRIGFRGTEDLGGGLQAFFVLENGLALDTGTQQQGGRLFGRQANVGIKGAWGTVTIGRQLNMTYISGLKTDVLGPHLFAIGSIDPYLPNARSDNAIGYMGNFGGFVLGATYSFGRDASAAGGPAATNCAGEVAGDSRACRQYTGLVGYETKAWGLNASYDRMNGNVGAAGGLTSSANTDIRKTVNGYVMFGPTKLGGGVVDRETNAATGRTDSDLYYLGVSHPIGAFVVDAQVARRETKNSANDVDMYVARLTYAMSKRTFVYTAVGRMDNKGASAVALDAGGTVGAGLGQNGVMVGLRHHF, from the coding sequence ATGAAGAACACCATCTGCAGCGCCGTCGCGCTGATGTGCGGCCTGGCCGCGTCCGCAGCCCAGGCACAGACCGCAGTCCAGATCTACGGTATCGTCGACAGCGGCGTTGCACATCTGACCAACGTGAATAGTGCGGGCGACTCGATCACCAAGGTGCCGTCGCTCACCAGTTCCTTCCCGTCGCGCATCGGTTTCCGCGGCACCGAGGACCTCGGCGGCGGCCTGCAGGCCTTCTTCGTGCTGGAAAACGGCCTGGCCCTCGACACCGGCACCCAGCAGCAGGGCGGCCGCCTGTTCGGGCGCCAGGCCAACGTCGGCATCAAGGGTGCGTGGGGTACGGTCACGATCGGCCGCCAGCTGAACATGACCTATATCTCGGGCCTGAAGACCGACGTGCTGGGACCGCACCTGTTCGCGATCGGCAGCATCGATCCCTACCTGCCGAACGCGCGCAGCGACAATGCGATCGGCTACATGGGCAATTTCGGCGGCTTCGTGCTGGGCGCAACCTACAGCTTCGGGCGCGATGCCTCGGCCGCCGGGGGGCCAGCCGCCACCAACTGCGCCGGCGAAGTGGCGGGCGACTCGCGCGCCTGCCGCCAGTACACCGGCCTGGTCGGCTACGAGACGAAAGCCTGGGGCCTGAATGCCTCGTATGACCGCATGAACGGCAATGTCGGCGCGGCCGGCGGCCTGACCAGCAGCGCCAACACCGACATCCGCAAAACCGTCAACGGCTATGTGATGTTCGGCCCGACCAAGCTGGGCGGGGGCGTGGTCGACCGCGAGACGAACGCCGCCACGGGCCGCACCGATTCCGACCTGTACTACCTCGGCGTCAGCCACCCGATCGGCGCCTTCGTCGTCGACGCCCAGGTCGCACGGCGCGAGACCAAGAACTCGGCCAACGACGTCGACATGTATGTTGCGCGCCTGACCTATGCGATGTCGAAGCGGACCTTCGTCTATACGGCTGTCGGCCGCATGGATAACAAGGGCGCGTCGGCGGTGGCGCTGGATGCGGGTGGAACCGTTGGCGCCGGCCTCGGTCAGAATGGCGTGATGGTCGGCCTGCGCCACCACTTCTGA
- a CDS encoding branched-chain amino acid ABC transporter permease, translated as MIGNFIGVLFDGIAYGSLLFLISVGLSVTMGMMNFINLAHGAFAMVGGYVCVTLLSKLGLPFLATLPLAFLAAAVVGLVLERTLYRQLYQATHLDQVLFSIGLTFMSVAGATFLFGPTQQPVNLPDWLRGQVHVLGLDLGSYRLFLIGVVVLITLGLYLLIERTRFGAQIRASVDNQTAAAGLGINVSRVFSLTFALGSGLAGLGGGLGIDVLGLDPSFPVKYMVYFLLVVAVGGAGSIKGPLIAALILGVFDVAGKYYVPEVGAFVIYTLMVVLLILFPFGLVRRKA; from the coding sequence ATGATCGGTAATTTCATCGGCGTCCTCTTCGACGGCATCGCCTACGGCAGCCTGTTATTCCTGATCAGCGTCGGCCTCTCGGTCACGATGGGCATGATGAACTTCATTAACCTGGCCCACGGCGCCTTTGCCATGGTCGGCGGCTATGTCTGCGTCACCTTGCTCAGCAAGCTGGGCCTGCCTTTCCTGGCCACGCTGCCGCTCGCCTTCCTGGCGGCCGCGGTGGTCGGCCTGGTGCTGGAACGCACCCTGTACCGCCAGCTGTACCAGGCGACCCACCTCGACCAGGTGCTGTTCTCGATCGGCCTGACCTTCATGTCGGTGGCCGGCGCCACCTTCCTGTTCGGGCCGACCCAGCAGCCTGTGAACCTGCCGGACTGGCTGCGCGGCCAGGTGCACGTCCTCGGCCTGGACCTCGGTTCCTATCGCCTGTTCCTGATCGGCGTCGTCGTGCTGATCACGCTCGGCCTCTACCTGCTGATCGAGCGTACCCGCTTCGGCGCCCAGATCCGCGCCTCGGTCGACAACCAGACCGCCGCCGCGGGCCTCGGCATCAACGTCAGCCGCGTCTTTTCGCTGACCTTCGCCCTCGGTTCCGGCCTGGCCGGCCTCGGCGGCGGCCTGGGCATCGACGTGCTGGGCCTGGACCCGAGCTTCCCCGTGAAATACATGGTCTATTTCCTGCTGGTGGTCGCCGTCGGCGGCGCCGGTTCGATCAAGGGTCCGCTGATCGCGGCGCTGATCCTGGGTGTGTTCGATGTGGCCGGCAAATACTATGTGCCGGAAGTGGGCGCCTTCGTCATCTACACGCTGATGGTCGTCCTGTTGATCCTGTTCCCGTTTGGTCTGGTGCGGAGGAAAGCATGA
- a CDS encoding peroxidase family protein, with translation MRKHLLSALAPFGLSLLATTAHADTVTARQPARAPHPDNVFTRMFPGLPSFAPQTGTARAALQRMGARNDLIDAGDKLTDPVQSILNPSVFSPNNPDNPNMTAGMTFLGQFLDHDITFDKKSILNANASPTQTVNFRTAAFDLDSVYGNGPAGSPELYDTGSGRIKFRLERIPGSETVSRHGAMRNDLPRDRAGNAIVAESRNDENLVISQMQVALLSFHNRITDFLAAQPAYRGAPAERIFADARRLVTWHYQWIILHEFLPLTIGQERLDAILRDGLQYYRPQDAVNRFRMGDGHEMPRIPIEFNAAVYRFGHSQVRPSYRANFGPTGGTPFFAFIFDDTENPAAPDPNDLRGGKRAARRFIDWQTFFDFGDGNMRPNKRIDTRLSSPLMNLPGSRAPSPGLPNDGVQALPARTLSRHINFGIPSGQAIARSMHMPVLAPSQLSELAPYALDPRTTLASSTPLFFYILKEAEVMEHGLRLGPVGARIVGEVFVGLLREDPGSWLRAAPQWKPTLPTSHPGDFRMADLLQFAGVVAPL, from the coding sequence ATGAGAAAGCACCTTCTGTCGGCGCTCGCGCCATTCGGTTTATCTCTGCTTGCAACTACCGCCCATGCGGACACGGTGACGGCGCGTCAACCAGCGCGCGCGCCCCACCCGGACAACGTATTCACACGCATGTTTCCCGGCCTGCCCTCCTTCGCGCCGCAGACCGGTACGGCGCGCGCGGCGCTGCAGCGCATGGGCGCACGCAACGACCTGATCGACGCCGGCGACAAGCTCACCGACCCGGTCCAGTCGATCCTCAATCCATCCGTGTTCAGCCCGAACAATCCGGACAACCCGAACATGACCGCGGGAATGACCTTCCTGGGCCAGTTCCTCGACCACGACATCACCTTCGACAAGAAGTCGATCCTGAACGCGAACGCCTCGCCGACGCAGACGGTGAACTTCCGCACCGCGGCCTTCGACCTCGATTCGGTCTACGGCAACGGGCCGGCGGGTTCGCCCGAACTGTACGACACGGGTTCCGGCCGCATCAAATTCCGGCTCGAGCGCATCCCCGGTTCCGAGACCGTGTCCCGGCATGGCGCGATGCGCAACGACCTGCCGCGCGACCGCGCGGGCAATGCCATCGTGGCCGAAAGCCGCAACGACGAGAACCTCGTCATCTCGCAGATGCAGGTTGCCCTGCTCTCCTTCCATAACCGGATCACCGATTTCCTGGCGGCCCAGCCGGCCTACAGGGGGGCCCCGGCCGAGCGCATCTTCGCCGACGCGCGCCGTCTCGTGACCTGGCACTACCAGTGGATCATCCTGCATGAGTTCCTGCCGCTGACGATCGGCCAGGAGCGGCTCGATGCGATCCTGCGCGACGGCCTGCAGTACTACCGGCCGCAGGACGCCGTGAACCGCTTCAGGATGGGCGACGGCCACGAGATGCCGCGCATCCCGATCGAATTCAATGCCGCCGTGTACCGCTTCGGGCACTCGCAGGTGCGCCCCAGCTACCGCGCCAATTTCGGCCCCACCGGCGGCACACCCTTCTTCGCCTTCATCTTCGACGACACGGAAAATCCGGCGGCGCCCGATCCGAACGACCTGCGCGGCGGCAAGCGGGCGGCGCGCCGCTTCATCGACTGGCAGACCTTCTTCGATTTCGGCGACGGCAACATGCGTCCGAACAAGCGCATCGATACCAGGCTGTCGTCGCCGCTGATGAATTTGCCGGGCTCGCGCGCGCCCTCGCCGGGCCTGCCGAACGACGGCGTCCAGGCACTGCCGGCCCGCACCCTGAGCCGCCACATCAATTTCGGCATCCCGTCCGGCCAGGCCATCGCGCGCAGCATGCACATGCCGGTGCTGGCGCCGAGCCAGCTGAGCGAGCTCGCTCCCTACGCGCTCGATCCACGCACCACGCTGGCCAGCTCCACGCCGCTGTTCTTCTACATCCTGAAGGAAGCCGAGGTGATGGAACACGGCCTGCGCCTCGGACCGGTCGGCGCGCGCATCGTCGGCGAAGTCTTCGTCGGCCTGCTCAGGGAAGACCCCGGGTCCTGGCTGCGCGCCGCGCCGCAGTGGAAACCCACGCTGCCCACGAGCCACCCCGGCGACTTCCGCATGGCCGACCTGCTGCAGTTCGCGGGCGTGGTGGCGCCGCTGTAG
- a CDS encoding ABC transporter substrate-binding protein: MKFTTIAAAFATTALFAFAPGAQAQDTIKVGVIAAFSGPFADYGKQMEGGIKAWMAQHGDTVAGKKIQIIYKDTTGPAPEVAKRLAQELVVRDKVDFLAGFGLTPEALAVAPIAQQAKKPMIIMNAATSVITTKSDYIARFSMTLPQISAPMADWAVKNKIKTVATVVADYGPGIDAEKAFSERLVKNGGTVAEAIRVPLRNPEFASFIQRIKDAKPDAVFVFVPAGEQSIAFMKGYRERGLAAAGIRVIATGDLTDDHVLPAMGDATQGVITTFHYSAAHKSPENDAFLKSFAAANPQGGRPNFMAVAAYDGMNAIYQVSQKLNGKIDGDKAMEVLKGMKIQSPRGPISIDPATRDVVQTVYVRKVENVNGQPYNVEFDQFTNQKDPGK, translated from the coding sequence ATGAAATTCACGACGATTGCCGCGGCCTTTGCCACCACCGCCCTGTTCGCCTTCGCGCCCGGCGCGCAGGCCCAGGACACCATCAAGGTCGGCGTGATCGCCGCCTTCTCCGGCCCCTTCGCCGACTACGGCAAGCAGATGGAGGGCGGCATCAAGGCCTGGATGGCACAGCACGGCGATACCGTGGCCGGCAAGAAGATCCAGATCATCTACAAGGACACCACCGGCCCGGCGCCGGAAGTGGCCAAGCGCCTGGCACAGGAACTGGTGGTGCGCGACAAGGTCGACTTCCTGGCCGGCTTCGGCCTCACGCCGGAAGCGCTGGCCGTCGCCCCGATCGCCCAGCAGGCGAAAAAGCCGATGATCATCATGAACGCGGCCACCTCCGTCATCACCACGAAGTCCGACTACATCGCGCGCTTCTCGATGACGCTGCCGCAGATCTCGGCGCCGATGGCCGACTGGGCGGTCAAGAACAAGATCAAGACCGTCGCTACCGTCGTCGCCGACTACGGTCCCGGCATCGATGCCGAAAAGGCCTTCAGCGAGCGCCTGGTGAAGAACGGCGGCACGGTGGCGGAAGCGATCCGCGTCCCGCTGCGCAACCCGGAATTCGCGTCCTTCATCCAGCGCATCAAGGACGCCAAGCCGGACGCCGTGTTCGTCTTCGTGCCCGCCGGCGAGCAGAGCATCGCCTTCATGAAGGGTTACCGCGAGCGCGGCCTGGCTGCCGCCGGCATCAGGGTCATCGCCACCGGCGACCTGACCGACGACCACGTGCTGCCGGCCATGGGCGACGCCACCCAGGGCGTGATCACCACCTTCCACTACTCGGCCGCGCATAAATCGCCGGAGAACGACGCCTTCCTGAAAAGCTTTGCCGCGGCCAATCCGCAGGGCGGCCGCCCGAACTTCATGGCCGTCGCAGCGTATGACGGCATGAACGCGATCTACCAGGTCAGCCAGAAACTGAACGGCAAGATCGACGGCGACAAGGCAATGGAGGTGCTGAAGGGCATGAAGATCCAGAGCCCGCGCGGCCCGATCAGCATCGACCCGGCCACGCGCGACGTGGTGCAAACGGTGTACGTGCGCAAGGTCGAGAACGTCAACGGGCAACCCTACAACGTCGAGTTCGACCAGTTCACGAACCAGAAAGATCCAGGGAAATAA
- a CDS encoding CoA transferase subunit B produces the protein MNRYTRDQIAARVAQDIFEGAYVNLGIGLPTKVANFLPKDREVFLHSENGLLGMGPAPAPGEEDEDLINAGKQPVTILTGGAYFHHADSFAMMRGGHLDICVLGAFQVSEKGDLANWHTGAPDAIPAVGGAMDLALGAKKVYVMMDHQTKTGESKIVRECSYPLTGVACVNRIYTDLAVLDVTPDGLRVVEMAPGLTFDELQAATSATLLAS, from the coding sequence ATGAACCGCTACACGAGAGACCAGATTGCGGCCCGGGTGGCGCAGGACATCTTTGAAGGCGCCTACGTCAACCTCGGCATTGGCCTGCCGACCAAGGTGGCCAACTTCCTGCCGAAAGACCGCGAAGTCTTCCTGCACAGTGAAAACGGCCTGCTCGGCATGGGCCCCGCGCCTGCGCCCGGCGAAGAGGACGAAGACCTGATCAACGCCGGCAAGCAGCCGGTGACGATCCTGACGGGTGGCGCCTATTTCCACCACGCCGACTCCTTCGCCATGATGCGTGGCGGCCACCTCGACATCTGCGTGCTGGGCGCCTTCCAGGTGTCCGAAAAGGGCGACCTGGCCAACTGGCACACCGGTGCGCCGGACGCGATTCCGGCAGTCGGCGGCGCGATGGACCTGGCCCTCGGCGCCAAAAAGGTCTACGTGATGATGGACCACCAGACGAAAACCGGCGAAAGCAAGATCGTGCGCGAGTGCAGCTATCCGCTCACCGGCGTGGCTTGCGTGAACCGCATCTATACCGACCTGGCCGTACTCGACGTCACCCCGGATGGCCTGCGCGTCGTCGAGATGGCGCCGGGCCTTACCTTTGACGAGCTGCAGGCCGCCACTTCCGCGACCCTGCTGGCTTCCTGA
- a CDS encoding branched-chain amino acid ABC transporter permease: MDKSALRLPNDRWKPLEIAFWLLPVASYFLFPDYLVLVSQIMIVGLFALSLDLILGYAGIVSLGHAAFFGLGAYTAGLLSVHGWGEPISGVLAAAIVAGIVGFIVSFLVVRGQDLARLMVTLGIGLMLFEAANKAAFITGGVDGLSGMATGKLFGVFEFDLYGKTAFWYSFGVLFLLFVVLRRLVNSPFGMSLRGIREGGRRMPAIGANVDRRLKAIFTIGAAVAGVAGALLAQTTQFVGLDVLGFPRSAELLIMLVLGGTGRLYGALIGAAVFMVAQDKISGLDPAYWQFYIGLFLVLIVLFARGGIMGGAEKIFARFKPKEPA, from the coding sequence ATGGACAAATCCGCGCTGCGCCTTCCGAACGACCGCTGGAAGCCGCTCGAGATCGCGTTCTGGCTGCTGCCGGTGGCGTCCTACTTCCTGTTCCCGGACTACCTGGTGCTGGTCAGCCAGATCATGATCGTCGGCCTGTTCGCGCTGTCGCTCGACCTGATCCTGGGCTATGCCGGCATCGTCTCGCTCGGCCACGCGGCCTTCTTCGGGCTCGGCGCCTATACGGCCGGCCTGCTGTCCGTGCACGGCTGGGGCGAGCCGATTTCCGGGGTGCTGGCGGCGGCAATCGTCGCCGGCATCGTGGGCTTCATCGTCAGCTTCCTGGTCGTGCGCGGCCAGGACCTGGCGCGCCTGATGGTCACGCTCGGCATCGGCCTGATGCTGTTTGAAGCGGCCAACAAGGCTGCCTTCATTACCGGCGGGGTCGACGGCCTGTCGGGCATGGCCACGGGGAAGCTGTTCGGCGTGTTCGAGTTCGACCTGTATGGCAAGACCGCCTTCTGGTACAGCTTCGGCGTGCTGTTCCTCCTGTTCGTGGTGCTGCGCCGCCTGGTGAATTCTCCCTTCGGCATGTCGCTGCGCGGCATCCGCGAAGGCGGGCGGCGCATGCCGGCGATCGGCGCCAACGTCGACCGCCGCCTGAAAGCCATCTTCACCATCGGCGCGGCGGTGGCCGGCGTGGCGGGCGCCTTGCTGGCGCAGACGACCCAGTTCGTCGGCCTCGACGTACTCGGCTTCCCGCGTTCGGCGGAACTCCTGATCATGCTGGTGCTGGGCGGGACCGGCCGCCTGTACGGCGCGCTGATCGGCGCGGCCGTGTTCATGGTGGCGCAGGACAAGATCTCGGGGCTCGATCCGGCCTACTGGCAGTTTTATATCGGCCTGTTCCTCGTGCTGATCGTGCTGTTCGCACGCGGCGGGATCATGGGCGGCGCGGAAAAAATCTTCGCGCGATTCAAACCTAAGGAGCCAGCATGA